The Salvelinus fontinalis isolate EN_2023a unplaced genomic scaffold, ASM2944872v1 scaffold_1591, whole genome shotgun sequence genome includes the window TTCAATTGCTCCACCTCCACACTTAACGCTAAGCCAGAAATCCCTCCTTTCAATGGTGACCTGTTCCTAAGAGCAAAGCAAGAAACAGGTCTTGGCCAAAATTGTGTTCCTGCTTcagtggggtaagtgtgtgtgtgatcatcaGTTGCAAATTAGTACTATCCCCTGTCCAAAAGAAGGATTTATGACCTATGACTTAATGTGTACTGATTCAACTGCACCCAACTCCTTTCTCActcaccctgaaaccacaaatggatccgcCAAAAAACAAAGGTCCACTTTCTCACTCCTACTTAAACAGATTCTTCTTTACCATGACCAACGATGCCAAGCTCAGGTTCCAAGCTCTTCaccacaccttccatctcacttaactcgccctcattcacttccatttcccCTCCAGAACTCATTCAAATCCAACCTCTGCTTTCCTCATTCTCTTCAACatcttcttcctctctttccaccTCCATTCCTCCTCAGAAATCCaagtgtctgtgtccctgtcctAATATTCCCGTTCTTGTTCCATGGTTCCTCCTACGACCTCCTGCATACATgtctctcttctttcctctccgaTCAATTCATTCGGTTGGCTAACAACAAATCTAGTCCCAGATATTCCAATCTGACACCTTATTTGTCCAATCATGCGTCAGTCTGTATTTTAGATAAGAGATAAGGCTTAGACCTTGTAATGTTATGTGTGTAAATGACCTTCATCAATCTTTACTCAGGCGCAAGCGTGATACCCTTATGGATATGGATAGCATTGGTGAGTAAATTCTATGTTAGAGGTCAGAGGGTCACGTTCAGTAAAGGACTCTATTCGATTCTGTTTATTCTCTTGTTGTGCATTGTGCCCTAGCCATGCATTACGATATCTACATATATGTTCTAGTTCTGTGGTCCATGCTCtatgttctaatgttctaatgttcCATTTCTATATTATGTGTTCTACCTCATTATTCTGAGTGTTACCTGTGTTCCAAACCTCATTTTGTGTGTCTTCTTTTCAGAGGGGTTGAATGAAGTGCGTCCTGCTGTGTACCGCACTGCAATGAAGCTCCGCTCCTTACAGAAACTCTGccatagtgagtgtgtgtgtttaaatgaAAGGCTTTTTAGGTGTGTGTAATCTGTTACAGTGTACGTTTGTAATGCTCTGAATGTGTGTTACAGTGCATGTTGTGACACTGCGGGAGCTCATCCCAGCCCTGTGCTCTCTGGGCGGAGCCCGGGACACTGGGGCGGGGCTTAGTGAACAGGAAGTGAGACAGTGCACAAGCAGGATGTTCCAAAGCGTGTCACAGGAAGTACCTGGGCAGGTGTCGGCAGAGGCGCCAGAACAGACTTGCAGACTGCTGTACAGATTGTTTGACCGGTGAGGACACACAACTGTTCAAACACACTACTGTTCAAACACACACTACGTCTGTAAACTAAAGTGTGTATGTCTTTCCCAGGGGACAGACTGGCGCTGTCTGTCGCAGGTCAGTTGAAGccgctctcatctctctctcagcagacACACTCTCAGCCAAACACAAGGgtaagtaacacacacacacacacagacacacatgatatacactatacactgttcATTCCCTGTGTGTGTTGCAGCTCTGGTTCGTCTGGCAGAGAGgtgcagtgggagagagagcggtACGGTGAGCAGGAGTGGTCTCAGAGTCGTACTGCAAGACCTCAGCcaggttagacacacacacacatctgagtaCTACCTCACatgattatcaaatcaaattttattagtcacatgcgtcaAATACTTAcaccttacggtgaaatgcttacttacgagcgcCTTACCAACAATGTATTTTCccaaaaatacggataagaataagtaattaaagagcagcagtaaaataacaatagcgagactatatacaggggggtaccgatacagagtcaatgtgcgggggcaccggttagttgaggtagtatggacatgtaggtagagttattaaagtgactatgcatagatgacaacagagagtagcagtggtgtaaagaaggGGGGGTACTGCAAatattctgggtagccatttgactagatgtctagcctatgtgtgtgtgtgtgtgtctgtaggtgcCGGCTGTAGTGCAGGAGAACCATGTGTTTGGCTCAGCTGAGACAGCCGTTCGTTCCTGCTTcagtggggtaagtgtgtgtgatcGTCAGTAGCAAATGAGTACTATCCCCTGTCCAAAAGAATGATTTATGACTTAATGTGTATTGATAAGAAACTTAgggggggttagggggggttggtcatggggttaggagggggttggtcatggggttaggaggggttggttatggggttaggggggggttggtcatggggttaggaggggttggtcatggggttaggaggggttggttatggggttagggggggttggttatggggttagggggggttggttatggggttaggggggttggtcatggggttagggggggttggttatggggttaggaggggttggtcatggggttaggaggggttcggaggggttagggggggttGGTTAGGAggggttggtcatggggttaggagGACTTAGAGGGGGTGGTCATGAGGTTAGGAGGACTTAGGggggttggtcatggggttaggaggggttggtcatggggttaggaggggttggttatggggttagggggggttggtcatggggttaggaggggttggttatggggttaggaggagttagggagggttggtcatggggttaggagGACTTAGGggggttggtcatggggttagggggggttggtcatggggttaggagGACTTAGGGGGGGTGGTCATGAGGTTAGGATGAGTTAGGggggttggtcatggggttaggggggttggtcatggggttaggagGACTTAGGGGGGGTGGTCATGaggttaggaggagttagggaGGGTTGGTCCTGGGGTTAGGAgggttggtcatggggttaggaggagttagggggggttggtcatggggttagggagggttggtcatggggttaggaggagttagcgggggttggtcatggggttaggaggagttagggggggttggtcatgaggttaggaggagttagggagggttggtcatggggttaggaggagttagggggggTGGTCATGaggttaggaggagttagggaGGGTTGGTCCtggggttaggaggagttaggggggggggggtggtcatgAGGTTAGGATGAGTTAGGGggggttggtcatggggttaggggggttggtcatggggttaggggggttggccatggggttaggaggagttagggggggttggtcatggggttaggggggttggccatggggttaggaggagttagggggggttggtcatggggttaggggggttggtcatggggttaggagGACTTAGGGGGGGTGGTCATGaggttaggaggagttagggggggttggtcatggggttaggggggttggtcatggggttaggggggttggtcatggggttaggagGGGTTGGTTATGGGGTTAGGAGGGTTGGTTatggggttaggaggagttagggagggttggtcatggggttaggaggagttaggggggggttggtcatggggttaggaggagttagggagggttggtcatggggttaggaggagttagggggggttggtcatggggttaggaggagttagggaGGGTTGGTCCTGGGGTTAGGAgggttggtcatggggttaggagAACAGGGACAGGAGAACAGGGTCAGGAGAACAGGGTCAGGAGAACAGGGTCATGAGAacagggttaggattaggagaACAGGGACAGGAGAACAGGGTTAGGAGAACAGGGTTAGCGTTAGGAgaacagggtcagggtcaggagaacagggtcagggttaggagaatagggttagggtcaggagaacagggttagggtcaggagaatagggttagggtcaggagaatagggttagggtcaggagaatagggttagggtcatgagaatagggttagggtcaggagaatagggttagggtcaggagaatagggttagggtcaggagaatagggttagggtcaggagaatagggttagggtcaggagaatagggttagggtcaggagaatagggttagggtcaggagaacagggttaggagaatacattcttcttttctTTTTCCATTAGTTTTGATAGTACTCATTTACAACTGTAATCACATGTAGATGATGAGCGTTTATGTAAATAATCAGCAGTTAGATAGATGCTgaaggtgtctgtgtgtgggtaggtGGTGAGTGCGTGTGTTTGTGAGGAGCATGTCCTCTCATGGCTGCAGTGTGAGCCCTGTCTGTTGCTGTGGCTCCCCACCCTGTACCGCCTGTCAGTCAGCGAGAACGTCACACACTCCGTACGCTGCCACACCTGCAAGGCCTACCCCATCACTGGACTTAGGTGGGTGTCTGTGCTCCATATTTTTctgcatgatgtgtgtgtgtgtgtgtgtgtgtgtctgtgtaatgtgtgcgtgtgtgtgtctgtgtgtctcaaagtctctctctgtgttgtaggtatcgctgtatgaagtgtgtgtgtgtctgtgtaatgtgtgcgtgtgtgtgtctcagactctctctgtgttgtaggtatcgctgtatgaagtgtgtgtgtgtgtgtgtgtgtgtgtctcagactctctctctgtgttgtaggtatcgctgtatgaagtgtgtgtgtctgtgtgtctcagactctctctctgtgttgtaggtatcgctgtatgaagtgtgtgtgtgtgtgtgtgtgtctcagactctctctctgtgttgtaggtatcgctgtatgaagtgtgtgtgtgtgtgtgtgtgtgtgtgtgtctcagactctctctctgtgttgtaggtatCGCTGTATGAAGTGTGTGAACCTTCATCTGTGCCAAACCTGCTTtctgacagagagacacacaaaaaaacacaagaGCTCCCACCCAGTGCTGGAGCACTGCActcaggtagacacacacacacacacacacacacacgcacacgcacacacacatacacttgtgATTGATGGTTGTGTTTCGTCTCCAGCCATCCTGGAAAGAGTCCCTAGCCTCATTAGCATACAGCGCCCGCCACGCCTTGTTACCACGGCGATACACacacagggaggcagagaggagaaggggCCTAATCGGGGCGGAGTCACGAGGGGAGCCGCAGACGAGGTAGACCAATCAGAGATGGACCTGTGTGTACACCAAAAGAGAAGAAAAATGTTTGTTTTAGTTTAAAAAAAGAGTAATACATGTTTCCATTGTATTTTCTGTGTTAACAGCTTCACTACACCTGACCCTTCACCTCAGTCTGCCGCTGAGGACACACCGCCTGACGACAGAGCCCCTCCCACTAATCCTCCCCAATTGCTGGCCACACCCCCAGCTGTTAGGACCAGGAAGGCATCTAAAGCCCTGCAAACTGAGGAAGAGCAGGAGGAAGCACAGCCACAGGTGACCTTTCACCTCTACCCATCTCCCTTCACACCTCACCTCTCAGCCCAGTGGATTTTTAGTACGGTTCAGATTTATGCTAAATGAATCTTCAGAAGATTATTGATGCGCTCCACTAGATCCTCTATTGATTCATgtctgttgtttctgtccccaGAGGAGAGACTCTGTCCTCATTAAGGACATCAGGGACCTGCAGAGGGACAAACGGTGAGCCTCAATCACTGTAGCACTCTAACCTCCTAACCTAGCACCTAACCTATAGTCTGGGTGATGCTcattacactgtgtgtgtgtgtgtgtgtgtgtgtgtgtgtgtgtgtgtgtgtgtgtgtgtgtgtgtgtgtgtgtgtgtgtgtgtgtgtgtgtgtgtgtgtgtgtgtgtgtgtgtgtgtgtgtgtgtgtgtgtgtgtgtgtgtgtgtgtgtgtgtgtgtgtgtgtgtgtgtgtgtgtgtgtccaggctgcTGGAGAAGGAGCTGCAGGTGTGGAGGGTAACGGTTCAGTCGGAGCAGGGCTCTCTGGAGGACCGCTGCTCTGAGATGGAGGCCAACATGGAAACTCTGAGACAACACAACCTCAGACTGCAGGACATGATCtcacaggtagacacacacacacacacacacacacacacacacacacacacacacacacacacacacacacacaacctcagacTGCAGGACATGATCtcacaggtagacacacacacacacacacacacacaaaaacacacacacacacacacacaacctcagacTGCAGGATATGATCTCACAGGTAGACACGCATATgtgtatgcatgcacacacacactcaggttgCAGGATATGCtcacaggtagacacacacacacgtgcatgcatgtgcgcacacacacacacacacacctcagactACAGGCCTGACTCGCTGTGTTAAAATTTCTTCCCTCTTCCTTTCAACAGGCTCTTAGCATGTCAGGGACACATGCTGACGTCATGCCTCATGCTAATGTCATCCCACATGCTAAATACaggccagagagagacatagcCTGTCCTGTAGAGTCCCAGAGCTCTGCATCTTCCTCTGGAtccagagaaagagaagaggaggaggagagggaagagaaggcgagggaagaggaggaagaatgtTGCACAGCAAAGATGCAG containing:
- the LOC129849630 gene encoding dystrotelin-like isoform X1 produces the protein MPSCTLPTSWNLPPTLCCDMTTSVAPETLQWIWHKGSFYFYFTVILPGLRHTKRFASQTPGIFNFNCSTSTLNAKPEIPPFNGDLFLRAKQETGLGQNCVPASVGRKRDTLMDMDSIEGLNEVRPAVYRTAMKLRSLQKLCHMHVVTLRELIPALCSLGGARDTGAGLSEQEVRQCTSRMFQSVSQEVPGQVSAEAPEQTCRLLYRLFDRGQTGAVCRRSVEAALISLSADTLSAKHKALVRLAERCSGRESGTVSRSGLRVVLQDLSQVPAVVQENHVFGSAETAVRSCFSGVVSACVCEEHVLSWLQCEPCLLLWLPTLYRLSVSENVTHSVRCHTCKAYPITGLRYRCMKCVNLHLCQTCFLTERHTKKHKSSHPVLEHCTQPSWKESLASLAYSARHALLPRRYTHREAERRRGLIGAESRGEPQTSFTTPDPSPQSAAEDTPPDDRAPPTNPPQLLATPPAVRTRKASKALQTEEEQEEAQPQRRDSVLIKDIRDLQRDKRLLEKELQVWRVTVQSEQGSLEDRCSEMEANMETLRQHNLRLQDMISQALSMSGTHADVMPHANVIPHAKYRPERDIACPVESQSSASSSGSREREEEEEREEKAREEEEECCTAKMQRNEMKTEEQRGDDDEEEEQTETDSVTETHTPTMHGRITSNPQPCDGQVTGPMKDQSVSEEEYSGMCSLVEEERLCELVQQLISELSLHTHTHIDCRRELELLEAAEEVGDSVCHLVYAVNTHSVPNAHTSCPILLHNHRPEHVSRRLL
- the LOC129849630 gene encoding dystrotelin-like isoform X3, which encodes MFFFQQKGLNEVRPAVYRTAMKLRSLQKLCHMHVVTLRELIPALCSLGGARDTGAGLSEQEVRQCTSRMFQSVSQEVPGQVSAEAPEQTCRLLYRLFDRGQTGAVCRRSVEAALISLSADTLSAKHKALVRLAERCSGRESGTVSRSGLRVVLQDLSQVPAVVQENHVFGSAETAVRSCFSGVVSACVCEEHVLSWLQCEPCLLLWLPTLYRLSVSENVTHSVRCHTCKAYPITGLRYRCMKCVNLHLCQTCFLTERHTKKHKSSHPVLEHCTQPSWKESLASLAYSARHALLPRRYTHREAERRRGLIGAESRGEPQTSFTTPDPSPQSAAEDTPPDDRAPPTNPPQLLATPPAVRTRKASKALQTEEEQEEAQPQRRDSVLIKDIRDLQRDKRLLEKELQVWRVTVQSEQGSLEDRCSEMEANMETLRQHNLRLQDMISQALSMSGTHADVMPHANVIPHAKYRPERDIACPVESQSSASSSGSREREEEEEREEKAREEEEECCTAKMQRNEMKTEEQRGDDDEEEEQTETDSVTETHTPTMHGRITSNPQPCDGQVTGPMKDQSVSEEEYSGMCSLVEEERLCELVQQLISELSLHTHTHIDCRRELELLEAAEEVGDSVCHLVYAVNTHSVPNAHTSCPILLHNHRPEHVSRRLL
- the LOC129849630 gene encoding dystrotelin-like isoform X4, with amino-acid sequence MKLRSLQKLCHMHVVTLRELIPALCSLGGARDTGAGLSEQEVRQCTSRMFQSVSQEVPGQVSAEAPEQTCRLLYRLFDRGQTGAVCRRSVEAALISLSADTLSAKHKALVRLAERCSGRESGTVSRSGLRVVLQDLSQVPAVVQENHVFGSAETAVRSCFSGVVSACVCEEHVLSWLQCEPCLLLWLPTLYRLSVSENVTHSVRCHTCKAYPITGLRYRCMKCVNLHLCQTCFLTERHTKKHKSSHPVLEHCTQPSWKESLASLAYSARHALLPRRYTHREAERRRGLIGAESRGEPQTSFTTPDPSPQSAAEDTPPDDRAPPTNPPQLLATPPAVRTRKASKALQTEEEQEEAQPQRRDSVLIKDIRDLQRDKRLLEKELQVWRVTVQSEQGSLEDRCSEMEANMETLRQHNLRLQDMISQALSMSGTHADVMPHANVIPHAKYRPERDIACPVESQSSASSSGSREREEEEEREEKAREEEEECCTAKMQRNEMKTEEQRGDDDEEEEQTETDSVTETHTPTMHGRITSNPQPCDGQVTGPMKDQSVSEEEYSGMCSLVEEERLCELVQQLISELSLHTHTHIDCRRELELLEAAEEVGDSVCHLVYAVNTHSVPNAHTSCPILLHNHRPEHVSRRLL
- the LOC129849630 gene encoding dystrotelin-like isoform X2 — encoded protein: MFFFQQSLRHTKRFASQTPGIFNFNCSTSTLNAKPEIPPFNGDLFLRAKQETGLGQNCVPASVGRKRDTLMDMDSIEGLNEVRPAVYRTAMKLRSLQKLCHMHVVTLRELIPALCSLGGARDTGAGLSEQEVRQCTSRMFQSVSQEVPGQVSAEAPEQTCRLLYRLFDRGQTGAVCRRSVEAALISLSADTLSAKHKALVRLAERCSGRESGTVSRSGLRVVLQDLSQVPAVVQENHVFGSAETAVRSCFSGVVSACVCEEHVLSWLQCEPCLLLWLPTLYRLSVSENVTHSVRCHTCKAYPITGLRYRCMKCVNLHLCQTCFLTERHTKKHKSSHPVLEHCTQPSWKESLASLAYSARHALLPRRYTHREAERRRGLIGAESRGEPQTSFTTPDPSPQSAAEDTPPDDRAPPTNPPQLLATPPAVRTRKASKALQTEEEQEEAQPQRRDSVLIKDIRDLQRDKRLLEKELQVWRVTVQSEQGSLEDRCSEMEANMETLRQHNLRLQDMISQALSMSGTHADVMPHANVIPHAKYRPERDIACPVESQSSASSSGSREREEEEEREEKAREEEEECCTAKMQRNEMKTEEQRGDDDEEEEQTETDSVTETHTPTMHGRITSNPQPCDGQVTGPMKDQSVSEEEYSGMCSLVEEERLCELVQQLISELSLHTHTHIDCRRELELLEAAEEVGDSVCHLVYAVNTHSVPNAHTSCPILLHNHRPEHVSRRLL